The Desulfosoma sp. genome has a segment encoding these proteins:
- the galE gene encoding UDP-glucose 4-epimerase GalE produces MNVLVTGGAGYIGSHTAKTLRKHGHTPIVFDNLSRGWAEWVRFGPFVYGDVRHEEALYQAMRAFKVEAVIHFAALALVEESMRDPAAYFEHNVGGTIALVRAMARAGVKRLVFSSSAAVYGKAKTSPIHEDHPKEPSNPYGLSKWQCEQILETVTPVVGIRLAMLRYFNVVGNDPDGEIYEKHEPETHVLPNLMRAAFTGAPFYLYGTDHETPDGTAVRDYVYVLDLAEAHVAALGVLEARERLVSNVGRGAGVSVREVVLAVEKSLGRKVTVVEKPKRPGDPPELVADNRFLKTWFTHPFKTLSEVIEDMARQRVFLQTA; encoded by the coding sequence ATGAACGTCCTCGTTACGGGAGGTGCCGGCTATATCGGTTCCCACACCGCCAAAACGCTTCGAAAACATGGCCATACACCGATTGTGTTCGACAACTTAAGCCGTGGGTGGGCGGAATGGGTTCGGTTCGGTCCCTTTGTCTATGGGGACGTTCGCCACGAGGAAGCCCTTTATCAGGCCATGCGGGCTTTCAAAGTGGAGGCGGTGATTCACTTTGCGGCGCTGGCTCTCGTGGAGGAATCAATGCGAGATCCGGCGGCCTATTTCGAACACAACGTGGGAGGAACCATTGCCTTGGTGCGGGCCATGGCCCGTGCGGGTGTCAAGCGTTTGGTGTTTTCCAGTTCCGCCGCTGTCTACGGGAAAGCGAAAACAAGCCCCATTCACGAAGATCATCCCAAGGAACCCTCCAATCCTTACGGTTTGTCCAAGTGGCAGTGTGAGCAAATTCTAGAAACGGTCACACCTGTTGTGGGTATCCGTCTCGCCATGCTTCGATATTTTAACGTGGTGGGCAATGATCCGGATGGAGAAATCTACGAAAAACACGAACCGGAAACCCACGTGCTTCCGAACCTCATGAGAGCTGCTTTCACTGGGGCTCCATTTTATCTTTACGGCACCGACCATGAGACGCCGGATGGAACAGCCGTAAGGGATTACGTTTATGTTTTGGATTTGGCCGAAGCTCATGTGGCGGCTCTGGGCGTCTTGGAAGCTCGAGAACGATTGGTATCCAACGTGGGCCGTGGGGCAGGAGTTTCCGTACGGGAAGTGGTTTTGGCGGTAGAAAAAAGCCTGGGCCGAAAAGTCACCGTGGTGGAAAAACCCAAACGGCCTGGTGATCCGCCGGAATTGGTGGCGGACAATCGCTTTTTAAAAACTTGGTTTACCCATCCCTTTAAGACCTTGTCGGAAGTCATCGAGGACATGGCTCGTCAGCGTGTATTTCTTCAAACAGCATAG
- the hypB gene encoding hydrogenase nickel incorporation protein HypB, which yields MVEIKVPVVRNILEVNERLAQENRKIFDEKKILVLNLMSSPGAGKTSVLERTAEALQGRYTIAVIEGDIQSSLDAERLQRKGVQAVQINTDGACHLDSNMVRIALESLQLDFVDLLVIENVGNLVCPAEFNLGEHHKVTILSVAEGDDKPAKYPLMFQISSVLLVNKIDLLPYLDCDLDVIHQRAKELNPLQHIFDISCRTGEGLEAWTAWLEAQIQEKKNLP from the coding sequence ATGGTGGAAATAAAAGTTCCCGTGGTTCGAAATATTTTGGAAGTCAATGAACGACTCGCCCAGGAAAATCGAAAAATCTTTGATGAGAAAAAGATTCTCGTCCTAAATCTCATGAGTTCCCCCGGGGCCGGCAAGACCTCCGTGCTGGAACGCACGGCTGAAGCCTTGCAAGGCCGTTACACCATTGCGGTTATCGAAGGCGACATTCAGTCTTCGTTAGACGCGGAGCGCTTGCAGCGCAAAGGGGTGCAGGCGGTCCAGATCAACACCGATGGAGCCTGTCACCTGGACAGCAACATGGTTCGCATCGCTTTGGAAAGTCTACAGTTGGATTTCGTGGATCTGCTCGTCATTGAAAATGTGGGCAATCTTGTCTGCCCCGCGGAATTCAATCTTGGAGAACACCACAAGGTGACCATTTTGAGTGTGGCCGAAGGGGATGACAAACCCGCCAAATACCCTCTCATGTTCCAGATTTCGTCGGTTCTTTTGGTGAATAAGATCGATCTTTTGCCCTACCTGGACTGTGACCTCGATGTCATTCACCAAAGAGCCAAAGAACTCAACCCCTTGCAGCACATCTTTGATATTTCCTGCCGCACGGGAGAAGGTTTAGAAGCGTGGACGGCATGGCTGGAAGCCCAAATTCAGGAGAAAAAAAACCTGCCTTGA
- a CDS encoding hydrogenase maturation nickel metallochaperone HypA: MAIAQSVLDIVLDECRRHHMETVDRIHLQVGALAAVVPEALTFCFQVVAQGTPAERAVLDIETVPVVVRCPLCGDLYEMEDRLDMCPRCGPVVSGLSLISGREMTVMSIEGRSKNEGA; the protein is encoded by the coding sequence ATGGCCATTGCTCAAAGTGTTCTCGACATTGTTCTCGATGAATGCCGACGCCACCACATGGAAACGGTGGATCGTATCCATTTACAGGTTGGAGCCTTGGCGGCCGTCGTGCCGGAAGCTTTGACTTTTTGTTTTCAAGTGGTGGCCCAGGGCACACCCGCCGAAAGGGCCGTGCTGGACATCGAAACGGTTCCGGTGGTTGTGCGTTGTCCTTTGTGTGGGGATCTTTATGAGATGGAAGATCGTTTGGATATGTGCCCTCGATGCGGCCCCGTGGTTTCAGGGCTTTCTTTGATCAGCGGTCGCGAAATGACGGTCATGTCCATCGAAGGGCGCAGCAAAAACGAAGGAGCATGA
- the pyrE gene encoding orotate phosphoribosyltransferase, with protein sequence MKLPNLPWADTEGMRRRLQEKILEQAFQVSDTPSFRLVSGAVSRFYFNCKRVTLDPEGLVLIGHLIFERIKNLSVRGIGGLTLGADPIANAVAYTSWLYGHPVQAFVVRKAQKEHGIPARIEGNLREGDRVVVVDDVITTGGSTIQAIRACKEAGYEVVRAVVLVDRQEMNGRENILQEVPHVDALILRDEIMALHEERKRQSL encoded by the coding sequence ATGAAACTTCCAAACCTGCCATGGGCTGATACGGAAGGCATGCGCCGAAGACTTCAGGAAAAAATCCTGGAACAGGCTTTTCAAGTGTCGGACACGCCGAGTTTCAGACTCGTTTCCGGGGCTGTGAGCCGTTTCTATTTCAACTGCAAACGGGTGACCCTGGACCCTGAAGGTCTGGTGCTCATCGGTCATCTTATTTTTGAACGCATCAAAAACCTTTCTGTTCGCGGTATCGGAGGCCTGACACTTGGCGCCGATCCCATTGCTAATGCGGTGGCTTACACGTCATGGCTCTACGGGCATCCCGTTCAGGCTTTCGTGGTGCGTAAAGCCCAAAAGGAACACGGCATTCCGGCTCGTATCGAAGGAAATCTTCGGGAAGGTGATCGAGTGGTGGTGGTGGATGATGTCATCACCACGGGCGGGTCCACGATTCAGGCCATTCGAGCCTGTAAGGAAGCGGGGTACGAGGTGGTGCGAGCGGTGGTGCTTGTGGATCGTCAGGAAATGAACGGGCGTGAAAATATCCTTCAGGAAGTGCCGCACGTGGACGCTTTGATTCTTCGAGACGAAATCATGGCCCTGCATGAAGAGCGGAAACGTCAAAGCCTTTGA
- a CDS encoding enoyl-CoA hydratase/isomerase family protein yields MHARLTDENSHVRVRAKKCLLHIELNRPEALNSLSLPMIRRVAQVLNAAEKDSQVRCLLFTGSGPKAFCAGGDIKWVALQVRAGNRADAEAFFREEYALDLSLHRYPKPVVVVAHGVTMGGGLGLAAAADIVIATETTHMAMPETRIGFFPDVGATGWLFVKCPPGYPEYLALTGDDLLGAHTVRVGLATHFVDSSQQQSLIDALEEASPSLPGNRKGAAAFLGKLVAAFQSHHPLPEDPDMDAWVRDYFDGVSSVPTLLENLSKCQIQSRLCEGVFRRLSERSPTAVGLTLALLKVQKGRPLETVFARDEKAAAWIIGHHDFWEGVRARLIDKDNHPRWNPARFDQVHSFGSLDPMLFEEIHADEPCPR; encoded by the coding sequence ATGCATGCAAGGTTAACGGATGAAAACAGTCACGTTCGTGTTCGGGCCAAGAAATGTTTGCTTCACATTGAGCTCAACCGGCCTGAAGCCCTAAACAGCCTTTCCCTCCCCATGATACGCCGTGTGGCCCAGGTGCTGAATGCCGCCGAAAAGGATTCGCAGGTGCGTTGTCTTCTTTTTACCGGCAGCGGCCCTAAGGCGTTCTGTGCGGGAGGCGATATCAAATGGGTGGCTTTGCAGGTGCGAGCAGGAAACCGAGCCGATGCAGAGGCTTTTTTTCGTGAGGAGTACGCTTTGGATTTGTCCTTACATCGATACCCAAAACCTGTGGTCGTTGTGGCTCATGGGGTCACCATGGGGGGTGGGCTCGGGCTGGCAGCAGCGGCCGACATTGTCATTGCCACAGAAACCACTCACATGGCCATGCCGGAAACACGCATCGGCTTCTTTCCGGACGTGGGCGCTACGGGATGGCTCTTTGTGAAATGCCCTCCAGGGTATCCCGAATACCTGGCACTCACGGGAGACGATCTTCTGGGAGCTCACACGGTCCGTGTGGGTTTGGCCACGCATTTTGTGGATTCTTCTCAACAGCAGAGCCTGATTGACGCTTTGGAAGAAGCCTCCCCGTCGCTTCCTGGGAATCGAAAAGGGGCGGCCGCTTTTCTTGGCAAACTAGTCGCAGCATTTCAAAGCCATCATCCCCTTCCCGAAGATCCTGATATGGACGCATGGGTTCGGGACTACTTTGACGGCGTTTCCTCTGTGCCGACTCTTCTGGAGAATCTTTCCAAATGCCAGATTCAGAGTCGTTTGTGTGAAGGGGTGTTTCGACGTCTTTCCGAACGATCCCCTACGGCGGTTGGACTGACATTAGCGCTTCTCAAAGTGCAGAAAGGGCGGCCCCTAGAGACCGTTTTTGCCAGGGACGAAAAGGCCGCCGCATGGATCATCGGGCATCACGATTTCTGGGAAGGTGTTCGAGCGCGTCTCATCGACAAGGACAATCATCCGCGCTGGAACCCGGCTCGATTTGATCAAGTGCATTCCTTTGGTTCGCTGGATCCTATGCTGTTTGAAGAAATACACGCTGACGAGCCATGTCCTCGATGA
- the hypF gene encoding carbamoyltransferase HypF, whose protein sequence is MVQSRVFRRVGIRVEGIVQGVGFRPFVFQTAHQWGLNGWVRNDATGVEIELEGPGEAVEGFLKSLHQEAPPLASIRSVTVHDKPCEGLAGFHIISSENSSLRTALISPDTAICPDCLRELLDPQDRRYHYPFINCTNCGPRYTIIQDIPYDRHKTTMAGFLMCDACRAEYEDPSNRRFHAQPNACPQCGPQVWLEDNQGRVLAERDHAVRQAVHFLERGYIVAVKGLGGFHLAVLAKDEAAVSRLRHRKIREEKPFAVMFKNLKAVESVCFVTPEEERLLISKERPIVLLRKRSDSSSLAVGMAPSVAPGNAYLGAFLPYTPLHVLLFEESSYDALVMTSGNQSDEPIVTENDEARARLRGIADVFLMHNRDIYIRCDDSVVRMLPGGMMPIRRARGYVPVPVRLSRSGPVVLGTGSELKNTVCLTRDQDAFLSQHIGDLENLETLRAFENTIEHLQKILDVRPTWIVHDLHPDYLSTQWAETHADPCPYWNAENRGIKTPQEDRPYRIAVQHHHAHIASVLAEKQFDGPVLGVALDGTGYGPDGTIWGGEFLYVHQETWRRLGRFYHLPLPGGDRAVKEPWRTALGALWILAGDSVEERYAFFTERWPEKERRLVLRMLQRKINTPLTSSCGRLFDVIASLCGVRDRISYEGQAAVELEQSIQEDSNTYDAALYEEDGLWVLDSRPLIAQVAEDLQQHVPSSVVACRFHRGLVVAIEKLLEELSHETGLRTVALSGGVFQNVFVHTNLQRRLQKSGWHVLVHEQVPPNDACISLGQVYIGRCLAAKWDLNVPEGTCGDGF, encoded by the coding sequence ATGGTGCAGTCCCGTGTGTTTCGCCGGGTCGGCATTCGCGTGGAAGGGATCGTCCAAGGGGTGGGATTCCGCCCCTTTGTGTTCCAGACGGCGCATCAGTGGGGCTTGAACGGATGGGTTCGAAACGATGCCACGGGCGTAGAAATCGAACTGGAAGGTCCTGGAGAAGCGGTGGAAGGTTTCCTAAAAAGCTTGCATCAGGAAGCCCCGCCGCTTGCCTCTATTCGATCCGTCACGGTGCACGACAAGCCCTGTGAAGGTCTTGCCGGATTTCACATCATCTCCAGTGAGAACTCCAGCCTGCGCACGGCCCTGATTTCGCCCGATACGGCCATATGCCCGGACTGCTTGCGGGAACTGCTGGACCCTCAAGACCGGCGTTATCATTATCCTTTTATCAACTGCACCAACTGCGGCCCGCGGTATACGATTATTCAGGACATTCCTTACGATAGGCACAAAACCACCATGGCTGGGTTTCTCATGTGTGACGCGTGCCGTGCCGAATACGAGGATCCTTCCAACCGGCGCTTCCATGCCCAACCCAATGCCTGCCCTCAATGCGGACCTCAGGTTTGGCTGGAAGACAACCAAGGGCGAGTTTTGGCCGAAAGGGATCATGCCGTCCGCCAAGCCGTGCATTTTCTCGAAAGGGGATACATTGTTGCCGTCAAGGGTTTGGGAGGATTTCACCTGGCCGTTTTAGCCAAGGACGAAGCGGCGGTCTCTCGATTACGGCACCGAAAGATTCGCGAAGAGAAACCCTTTGCCGTCATGTTTAAAAACCTGAAGGCCGTTGAGTCGGTATGCTTCGTCACTCCGGAGGAAGAGCGACTTCTGATTTCCAAAGAACGGCCCATTGTGCTGCTACGCAAACGGTCCGATTCCTCGTCTTTGGCCGTCGGAATGGCCCCGTCGGTCGCTCCGGGGAATGCTTACCTGGGAGCCTTTCTTCCCTACACACCGCTGCATGTGTTGCTCTTTGAGGAATCTTCCTACGACGCTTTGGTCATGACCAGCGGCAATCAAAGTGATGAGCCTATAGTTACAGAAAATGATGAAGCTCGAGCTCGCCTTCGAGGTATCGCCGATGTTTTTCTCATGCATAATCGCGACATCTACATCCGTTGTGACGATTCGGTCGTGCGAATGCTTCCCGGCGGCATGATGCCGATTCGGCGTGCACGAGGCTATGTGCCCGTGCCGGTACGGCTTTCGCGTTCCGGACCCGTGGTCTTGGGAACAGGTTCCGAATTGAAAAACACCGTGTGCCTCACTCGCGACCAAGACGCTTTTCTCAGTCAACATATCGGTGATCTGGAAAACCTGGAAACTCTTCGAGCCTTTGAAAATACGATCGAGCATCTGCAGAAAATTTTGGATGTTCGCCCCACATGGATTGTTCATGATCTTCATCCCGATTACCTTAGCACCCAATGGGCTGAAACCCACGCGGACCCCTGTCCGTATTGGAACGCTGAGAATCGTGGCATAAAAACACCGCAAGAGGATCGTCCCTATCGGATCGCGGTCCAACACCATCACGCTCATATCGCTTCGGTACTGGCGGAAAAACAATTTGACGGTCCTGTGTTGGGAGTGGCTTTGGATGGGACAGGCTATGGGCCCGATGGAACGATATGGGGTGGTGAGTTTCTTTATGTTCATCAAGAAACCTGGCGTCGATTGGGGCGTTTTTATCATCTTCCACTGCCTGGAGGGGATCGGGCCGTTAAAGAACCTTGGCGAACGGCTCTAGGAGCCCTATGGATTTTGGCAGGCGATTCCGTGGAAGAACGCTATGCTTTCTTTACAGAACGTTGGCCTGAAAAGGAACGGCGTCTTGTGCTGCGAATGCTTCAGCGCAAAATCAATACCCCTCTCACCTCTTCCTGTGGGCGTCTTTTTGATGTGATCGCGTCTTTGTGTGGTGTACGGGATCGAATTAGTTATGAAGGTCAAGCAGCCGTGGAATTGGAACAATCCATTCAGGAAGACTCTAATACCTACGATGCAGCGTTATACGAAGAGGATGGACTTTGGGTACTTGACAGTCGTCCCCTCATCGCGCAAGTCGCTGAGGATCTTCAGCAACACGTGCCATCGAGTGTGGTTGCCTGTCGATTTCACAGAGGGCTCGTGGTGGCAATCGAAAAGCTCTTGGAAGAACTTTCCCATGAAACGGGTTTGCGCACGGTGGCGCTGAGCGGCGGTGTTTTTCAAAATGTTTTCGTACACACCAACCTTCAGCGCCGGTTACAGAAAAGCGGTTGGCATGTTCTGGTGCATGAGCAGGTGCCGCCCAATGACGCTTGTATTTCCCTAGGACAAGTTTACATCGGGCGGTGCCTGGCGGCAAAATGGGACTTGAACGTTCCGGAAGGCACCTGTGGGGATGGTTTCTAA
- a CDS encoding TAXI family TRAP transporter solute-binding subunit, with product MRTKPCVMMAALMFSVLGIISSLEAVELGIVTGSPKGTYYQIGMNLQELMRHQGIELKVHESKGSVDNIYAVFKRSDVQLGIVQSDVLAFVAKVQTNPTLKRMAQKLKIVFPLYDEEIHLVGRKDIADFDALQGKRVAVGEEGSGTYLTAKLLLEVSQIKPANTVPVGMEEALQKIKEGSLDAMFCVAGYPVKFFAEDVTIADNLKLIPIENKTVLQFYPQTTIPGGTYSWQPEAVRTVTVKAALITFDYRAALCEDIGRFARILGENLDWLMKNGHPKWRQVDLSSQIKGWEQSDCVRRAPASLKPTEIQKPRERNPVLEAIKGLL from the coding sequence GTGAGAACGAAACCCTGCGTTATGATGGCGGCCCTGATGTTTTCTGTGCTCGGAATTATCTCGAGCCTTGAAGCGGTGGAACTGGGAATCGTGACGGGTAGTCCCAAAGGGACCTATTATCAGATCGGCATGAATCTTCAGGAACTGATGCGCCATCAGGGCATCGAGTTAAAAGTCCACGAGTCCAAAGGATCTGTGGATAATATCTACGCCGTCTTCAAGCGCTCTGACGTGCAGTTGGGCATCGTCCAGTCCGATGTGCTAGCCTTTGTGGCCAAGGTGCAGACCAATCCGACCCTAAAGCGTATGGCTCAAAAGCTTAAGATTGTCTTCCCTCTTTATGATGAGGAGATCCATCTTGTCGGCCGAAAAGACATAGCCGACTTTGATGCCCTGCAAGGGAAAAGAGTGGCCGTCGGGGAAGAGGGTAGCGGCACTTATCTTACTGCAAAACTCCTTCTTGAAGTTTCTCAGATCAAGCCGGCAAATACGGTGCCCGTGGGAATGGAAGAAGCGTTGCAGAAGATTAAAGAAGGTTCCTTAGACGCCATGTTCTGCGTCGCAGGGTATCCTGTGAAGTTCTTCGCCGAAGATGTCACCATCGCCGATAATTTAAAACTTATCCCTATCGAAAACAAAACTGTGTTGCAATTTTATCCTCAAACGACCATTCCTGGAGGTACTTACAGTTGGCAGCCAGAAGCGGTCCGCACGGTGACCGTGAAGGCGGCGCTCATCACCTTTGATTACCGTGCCGCGTTATGTGAAGATATAGGTCGTTTTGCCCGCATTCTAGGCGAGAACCTGGATTGGCTGATGAAAAACGGCCACCCTAAGTGGCGCCAGGTGGATCTGAGTTCTCAAATCAAAGGATGGGAACAGTCCGATTGTGTCCGTAGGGCTCCGGCAAGCCTCAAGCCCACGGAGATCCAAAAGCCCCGAGAAAGGAATCCGGTTCTCGAGGCCATCAAGGGATTACTTTAA
- a CDS encoding transposase: MADPMRSIFYASSKDKAGELFLEFKTQWEKDLPSAVACLEKGLESCLTFFNFPEEEWISLRTTNIIERLNKEFRWRTRPMEILAGERSCYTLLAFIALKMEVHWSSNPLEKVRKNLQYGNGSKAEILHKMLDTTRKTLEGHTSMAPKARWSDFDLALGREDIRANVIEV, encoded by the coding sequence GTGGCTGACCCCATGCGCTCCATCTTCTACGCTTCTTCGAAAGACAAGGCCGGTGAGCTTTTCCTGGAATTCAAAACACAGTGGGAAAAAGATCTACCCTCCGCCGTCGCCTGTTTGGAAAAGGGCCTGGAATCCTGCCTGACTTTCTTCAACTTTCCTGAAGAAGAATGGATTTCGCTGAGAACGACCAACATCATCGAAAGGCTCAACAAGGAATTTCGATGGAGAACAAGACCCATGGAGATCCTGGCAGGAGAACGGTCCTGCTACACTCTGCTTGCTTTCATTGCCTTAAAAATGGAAGTCCACTGGAGCTCTAACCCTCTGGAAAAAGTACGAAAAAACTTGCAATATGGCAACGGCTCGAAGGCAGAAATTTTACACAAAATGCTTGACACTACCCGGAAAACTCTAGAAGGGCACACAAGCATGGCCCCCAAGGCCAGATGGTCAGATTTTGACTTGGCCTTGGGAAGGGAAGATATTCGTGCTAATGTGATCGAGGTTTGA
- a CDS encoding methionyl-tRNA formyltransferase translates to MVMMGRERMRLIVIGQAPFGRDCLQALLDQGEDVVGAMTIPDVPGAKKPNPFKELAVERGLPLLQPRTLKGQDVLEWVRDKKPDLFVLVFVTQYMGKDVIEAASLGGINYHPSLLPKYRGGSAIAWAIIHGELQTGVTIHYIDDGVDTGDIVLQESVPIASDDTTASLYFNKLYPLGVKLVPKAVRLIREGKAPRIPQDPRLASFQPALKPEHTQIDWRQGVENIYNLIRGAFPVPGAGTRWQGKALNILEAAPQPASVWEKPRHLPGEILEVTEDGLTVQTGLGLLLVKKVQSKETGKVSAAEFAKAEGLRAGNVFET, encoded by the coding sequence ATGGTGATGATGGGGAGGGAGCGTATGCGACTGATTGTCATTGGACAGGCCCCTTTTGGGCGCGACTGCTTGCAGGCATTGTTGGATCAAGGAGAGGACGTCGTGGGAGCCATGACAATCCCCGATGTGCCGGGAGCCAAGAAGCCGAACCCATTCAAAGAATTGGCCGTGGAACGAGGGCTTCCGCTGTTGCAGCCGCGGACCCTCAAAGGGCAGGATGTTCTGGAGTGGGTTCGGGACAAGAAACCGGATTTGTTTGTTCTCGTCTTTGTAACGCAATACATGGGCAAGGATGTCATCGAAGCCGCCTCCCTTGGAGGCATTAACTACCATCCCTCATTGCTTCCCAAATATCGAGGCGGCAGTGCCATTGCTTGGGCGATCATTCATGGGGAGCTCCAAACAGGTGTGACCATCCATTACATTGACGACGGCGTGGATACAGGGGATATCGTGCTTCAGGAATCCGTTCCGATCGCTTCGGATGACACCACGGCCAGTCTCTATTTTAACAAGCTTTATCCTTTGGGAGTGAAATTGGTTCCGAAGGCTGTACGCCTCATTCGGGAAGGGAAAGCGCCCAGAATTCCCCAAGATCCTCGTTTGGCCTCCTTTCAGCCGGCCCTTAAGCCGGAACACACGCAGATCGATTGGCGCCAGGGAGTAGAAAACATTTACAATCTTATTCGAGGCGCTTTTCCGGTGCCGGGAGCCGGCACGCGTTGGCAAGGCAAAGCTTTGAACATTCTCGAAGCGGCTCCTCAACCGGCTTCGGTGTGGGAAAAGCCTAGGCACCTGCCCGGAGAAATCCTGGAAGTGACAGAAGACGGCTTGACCGTGCAGACGGGCTTGGGGCTTCTGCTCGTGAAAAAGGTTCAGAGCAAAGAAACCGGGAAGGTGAGTGCCGCCGAATTTGCCAAAGCTGAAGGACTTCGTGCCGGAAATGTTTTTGAAACTTGA
- a CDS encoding cation diffusion facilitator family transporter: protein MKDQSQRIRLQAIALSLTLSCLLMAFKFYIYSLTHSAAVLSDALESIVNVIAGAFALWSIHLAAKPPDPEHPYGHGKVEYFSAGFEGALIVVAAAGIFWSAWQQISRPHPLPNLDMGLWLVLSTSGINGALGVILVTIGRRTHSLALVADGKHVMTDALSSIAVVIGLVLVKLTGYYWIDGAVAALVGLHILASGRSLLRESFAGLMDASDPLLLKEISELLSQHRKTIWIDIHKLRAWRSGRHLYVDFHLILPRYLPLVDAHREVAELEELFRTHFKGAAEVFVHVDPCRDPNCPICNMPQCTQRSHPKSLATFWNQGHLTERDRNGEKTDSDF from the coding sequence ATGAAAGATCAATCCCAACGCATCCGCCTTCAAGCCATCGCCCTTTCTTTGACTCTTAGCTGCCTTTTGATGGCTTTCAAGTTCTACATCTATTCTTTGACCCATTCAGCAGCTGTACTCTCCGATGCTTTGGAATCCATCGTGAATGTCATTGCCGGCGCTTTCGCCCTTTGGAGTATCCACCTTGCCGCAAAACCTCCTGATCCCGAACACCCTTACGGCCATGGCAAAGTGGAATATTTTTCCGCAGGATTTGAAGGGGCTTTAATCGTGGTTGCCGCTGCAGGGATCTTCTGGAGCGCATGGCAACAAATCAGTCGGCCGCATCCTTTGCCCAACCTGGACATGGGCCTGTGGTTGGTTCTCAGCACAAGCGGTATCAACGGGGCCCTTGGCGTCATTCTTGTGACCATAGGACGACGCACCCACTCCCTGGCGTTGGTCGCCGACGGCAAGCACGTCATGACGGATGCTCTTTCTTCCATCGCCGTCGTTATCGGTCTCGTTCTGGTCAAACTCACAGGCTATTACTGGATCGACGGTGCCGTCGCCGCTCTGGTTGGTTTGCATATTCTTGCTTCCGGACGATCGCTCCTCAGAGAATCCTTCGCCGGCCTTATGGACGCCTCAGATCCTCTTCTGCTCAAAGAAATCTCAGAACTTCTCAGTCAGCATCGAAAAACCATCTGGATCGACATCCACAAACTGCGTGCGTGGCGTTCCGGTCGTCATCTCTACGTGGATTTTCATCTTATTCTGCCCCGCTATCTTCCCTTGGTGGACGCTCATAGGGAAGTGGCGGAACTGGAAGAACTGTTTCGCACTCATTTCAAGGGGGCCGCCGAAGTTTTTGTGCACGTGGATCCTTGCCGGGATCCCAACTGTCCCATATGCAACATGCCCCAATGCACCCAGCGAAGCCACCCCAAGTCCCTAGCCACCTTTTGGAACCAAGGCCATCTCACCGAACGCGACCGAAATGGAGAGAAGACCGACTCCGATTTTTGA